One genomic region from Phycisphaeraceae bacterium encodes:
- a CDS encoding Gfo/Idh/MocA family oxidoreductase: MSPTRREFLKATAATATVAGLTPFSLSRPIAPVVGSDELRIGVVGAGGRGLGACVDSLSSSEGVRLVAIGDLNFDLCRRARDTMKGTQVAGQVDVKDESLYSGLDAYRQVIAHPEVDLVLLTTSPGFRPLHIAEAVAAGKHVFAEKPVCVDAPGYRVCVEAHDKALAQGTAIVTGTMYRRQPSYVEAVKRIHDGAIGRITAGLAYYCSTGIWYRDRQPGMSDMQYQLSNWYHFVWLSGDQIVEQAVHNIDAINWIMGGPPVRAFGSGGAMTRPDDSEIYDHIDIDYHYANGAVVSFKCRQIPGSQPRVINTIFGSEGVAHVNPERSWIADHAGERSFELRHSGNNPYVREHTDLIDSIRAGKPIVELRECAESSLTAVMGRMAAYSCQEVSWDFVTQSKHDLMEHEAALTFDTPIVSPGMQVPGQYRLN, encoded by the coding sequence ATGTCACCCACTCGCCGCGAATTCCTCAAAGCCACTGCCGCCACAGCGACCGTTGCGGGCTTGACCCCATTCTCGCTTTCACGTCCGATTGCCCCTGTTGTGGGCTCAGATGAACTGCGCATTGGCGTCGTCGGGGCTGGCGGGCGAGGGCTTGGGGCGTGTGTCGATAGCCTTTCGAGCAGCGAAGGTGTACGGCTTGTCGCGATCGGCGATCTGAACTTCGACCTCTGCCGCCGGGCGCGCGACACGATGAAAGGCACGCAGGTAGCGGGCCAGGTGGATGTCAAGGATGAGTCGCTCTATTCGGGCCTCGATGCCTACCGCCAGGTGATCGCACACCCCGAGGTCGATCTTGTGTTGTTGACGACCAGCCCGGGCTTCCGACCGCTTCACATCGCTGAAGCCGTTGCAGCTGGTAAGCACGTCTTTGCCGAGAAGCCTGTCTGCGTCGACGCCCCCGGCTATCGCGTGTGTGTCGAAGCACACGACAAGGCTTTGGCGCAAGGCACCGCGATCGTCACCGGGACCATGTACCGCCGTCAGCCTTCATATGTCGAAGCCGTCAAACGCATCCATGATGGCGCGATCGGGCGCATCACAGCCGGGCTCGCCTATTACTGCTCGACCGGCATCTGGTATCGCGACCGTCAGCCGGGCATGAGCGACATGCAGTATCAACTCTCGAACTGGTACCACTTCGTCTGGCTTAGTGGTGACCAGATCGTCGAGCAGGCGGTTCACAATATCGATGCCATCAACTGGATCATGGGCGGCCCACCGGTGCGAGCGTTCGGCTCGGGCGGCGCAATGACCCGCCCCGACGATTCCGAGATTTACGACCACATCGACATTGACTACCACTATGCCAATGGTGCTGTCGTGAGTTTCAAGTGCCGCCAGATTCCGGGTTCACAGCCGCGCGTCATCAACACGATCTTCGGCTCCGAAGGCGTCGCGCACGTCAACCCGGAGCGGTCATGGATCGCCGACCACGCAGGCGAGCGCTCGTTCGAACTGCGTCACAGCGGCAACAATCCGTACGTCCGCGAGCACACCGACCTCATCGATTCCATCCGTGCCGGGAAGCCGATTGTCGAATTGCGCGAGTGTGCCGAGAGTTCGCTCACTGCCGTGATGGGTCGCATGGCGGCGTATTCATGCCAGGAAGTCTCGTGGGACTTTGTGACACAGTCGAAGCACGATCTCATGGAGCACGAAGCCGCGCTGACGTTCGACACGCCGATCGTGTCGCCCGGCATGCAAGTTCCGGGGCAGTATCGCCTGAACTGA
- a CDS encoding response regulator, with protein MRISNPNKLMAGAGGSGTLPVPKRARLLQGACVMLVAGGALAIVLAVRTALDVTNDHLRSEGIAARTLSEFGIDLSQRILDTVEPAMARTAKIAGDSRVHHALGTADRATAAALCNELILHEPGFDAIALFDSAGHILAINSIHANGEPIAAERVARITGQDLSQRPIIAGCVGNDSSTDVLEFQTSCDITPALFDSKGLSIAHSVPAVDAAGQKLGVVSTRLVFQRLHSLIDDSSLRHIGGAAWYVSDSGLIFDERILEGIDDQPVSNEELASIVAPLAHANGVHSIMQRSGTFIGLFRVERLRTIDGGGITIMASVPRTWVDAAARAERLWTAAIPASIGALLLLSGWTSLLLASSICLRAEAEAARSRAEIASRAKSEFLTNMSHEIRTPMTAILGFADLIADLDMNADRRGEFLEFVTTIKRNGNYLLSVINDILDLSKIEAGKLTIEQLPVDPRSLMLEVESLLSVKAKERGITLELEQCTPLPQTIRSDPVRLRQILLNLVGNAIKFSEHGSVIMRVGIDEAQAERPKLIVSVHDSGIGITPECLSRLFGAFEQADASTTREFGGTGLGLRISRTLAQLLGGDVTVMSTPGKGSVFTASVETGPIGGVPLLEPHALRLAKHETDCEITRNIHARALQGVRVFLAEDGPDNRRLIEFHLTKAGAEIRSFENGRLALEALTVDGTIDGELIDPPPCDLLLTDMQMPEMDGYSLARVLRARGWSLAIVALTAHAMSGDAARCLEAGCDAYASKPIDKAKLMEICVEAAQRSRRLSTWAA; from the coding sequence ATGCGCATCTCGAACCCGAACAAGCTGATGGCAGGCGCTGGGGGAAGTGGCACGCTTCCGGTGCCAAAGCGTGCACGCCTGCTGCAAGGTGCTTGCGTGATGCTCGTTGCGGGCGGAGCGCTGGCAATCGTCCTTGCCGTCAGAACAGCACTCGATGTCACCAATGACCACCTGCGCAGCGAAGGGATCGCTGCACGAACGCTTAGCGAGTTCGGCATCGACCTGTCTCAGCGCATTCTTGACACGGTGGAGCCTGCGATGGCGCGGACCGCGAAGATCGCTGGAGACTCGCGAGTTCATCATGCCCTAGGAACCGCCGATCGCGCGACAGCAGCAGCGTTGTGCAACGAATTGATCCTTCATGAACCCGGCTTTGATGCGATCGCGCTCTTCGATTCTGCGGGCCACATCCTGGCGATCAACTCGATCCATGCGAATGGCGAGCCTATCGCTGCGGAGCGCGTTGCCCGCATCACTGGACAAGACCTGTCACAACGGCCGATCATCGCAGGTTGCGTGGGAAATGACTCGTCGACAGATGTCCTGGAGTTCCAGACATCGTGCGACATCACGCCAGCACTCTTTGACTCCAAAGGTTTGTCGATCGCGCACTCCGTTCCCGCGGTCGATGCGGCGGGTCAGAAACTGGGGGTGGTGAGTACGCGCCTCGTGTTTCAACGGCTGCATTCACTGATTGATGACTCAAGCCTTCGGCACATCGGCGGTGCGGCGTGGTACGTCTCGGACAGTGGACTGATTTTTGACGAAAGAATTCTTGAAGGAATCGACGACCAGCCTGTGTCGAATGAAGAACTTGCATCTATTGTGGCTCCACTCGCACATGCAAATGGCGTGCATTCAATCATGCAGCGATCCGGGACTTTCATAGGTCTCTTCAGGGTCGAACGCCTTCGCACGATTGACGGCGGAGGCATCACGATCATGGCCTCGGTACCTCGCACATGGGTCGATGCCGCGGCGAGGGCCGAACGCCTGTGGACAGCGGCCATACCAGCATCAATCGGAGCACTACTCCTCTTGAGTGGGTGGACAAGCCTGCTTTTGGCGTCCTCGATCTGCCTTCGCGCAGAGGCCGAAGCCGCCCGCTCGCGCGCCGAAATTGCAAGCCGCGCCAAAAGCGAGTTCCTGACCAACATGAGCCACGAAATTCGGACACCAATGACGGCCATTCTGGGCTTTGCCGACCTGATTGCCGATCTCGACATGAATGCCGACAGGCGTGGTGAGTTTCTCGAGTTCGTCACAACCATCAAGCGTAACGGCAATTACCTGCTCAGTGTGATCAACGATATTCTTGATCTGTCGAAGATCGAGGCTGGCAAGCTGACGATCGAGCAACTTCCGGTTGATCCGCGATCGCTGATGCTCGAAGTTGAATCACTTCTGAGCGTCAAGGCGAAGGAAAGGGGAATCACGCTCGAACTTGAACAGTGCACGCCGCTCCCTCAGACCATTCGGTCGGATCCTGTGCGTCTGAGGCAGATTCTGCTGAATCTTGTGGGCAATGCGATCAAGTTTTCCGAACACGGAAGCGTGATCATGCGAGTGGGAATTGATGAGGCCCAGGCCGAGCGCCCGAAGTTGATCGTGAGTGTGCACGATTCTGGCATCGGCATCACACCCGAGTGCTTGTCCCGGCTGTTCGGCGCGTTCGAGCAGGCAGACGCTTCGACGACGCGCGAGTTCGGCGGCACAGGGCTGGGGCTGCGCATCAGCCGAACGCTGGCGCAGTTGCTCGGTGGCGATGTCACGGTCATGAGCACTCCTGGCAAGGGAAGTGTTTTTACAGCGAGTGTCGAAACCGGGCCGATTGGGGGTGTGCCATTGCTCGAACCGCACGCTTTGCGATTGGCGAAACATGAAACCGACTGTGAAATCACAAGGAATATACATGCGCGTGCGTTGCAAGGCGTGCGCGTGTTCCTGGCCGAAGATGGGCCGGACAATCGAAGACTGATTGAGTTTCACCTAACCAAAGCCGGTGCGGAAATCCGATCATTCGAGAACGGACGATTGGCACTCGAAGCTTTGACAGTCGACGGCACGATTGACGGCGAGTTGATTGATCCCCCGCCCTGCGATCTGTTGCTGACGGACATGCAGATGCCGGAGATGGATGGGTACTCGCTGGCACGAGTACTCCGCGCGAGAGGGTGGTCTCTGGCGATCGTGGCACTGACGGCCCATGCGATGAGCGGCGACGCAGCCCGGTGCCTCGAAGCCGGGTGTGACGCATACGCCAGCAAACCCATTGACAAGGCCAAACTGATGGAAATCTGTGTCGAAGCGGCCCAGCGCAGTCGTCGATTGAGCACATGGGCAGCGTAA
- a CDS encoding ABC transporter permease, whose amino-acid sequence MTFLIETIKLGLANLRLQLLRSTLTALGIIFGVAAVITMVAIGEGSTQEALRQIERLGARNIIVRSQKPPESQSAQGQQRGFLSTYGITFGDFDIIEDNFRDVANIVPLKEIGSEVLRGQRRKVSQAYGTTPNLAQVAGLVVARGRYLAQHDLDQSALVCVIGHEIAKEFFSLEDPLGETIRIDDKSFKVVGVLAPVGLSGGAGAALVGRDLNLDLHIPITTARAVFGDIVVRRTQGSFQGNEVQISEVFLESPDRERVMSDADRLRRIMELRHPGLTDIGMIVPYELLESARKRALTGQIVSGAVAAIALLVGGIGIMNIMLANVTERTREIGIRRALGATRKHIIAQFMVETSVLSCIGGLVGVGFGIGLAVALDRLVPLLPEAPFIGSAITPDAALPTVITGWSIIVAFVVAALTGLVFGIYPARKAALQDPIVALRHD is encoded by the coding sequence GTGACATTTCTCATTGAGACAATCAAGTTGGGGCTGGCGAATCTGCGTTTGCAGTTGTTGCGTTCGACACTCACAGCACTCGGGATCATCTTCGGCGTCGCGGCCGTCATCACCATGGTCGCCATCGGTGAAGGTTCAACGCAGGAAGCCCTTCGACAGATCGAGCGACTCGGGGCTCGCAACATCATCGTGCGAAGCCAGAAGCCACCCGAGAGCCAATCTGCCCAAGGCCAGCAGCGCGGATTTTTGAGCACCTACGGCATCACATTTGGCGACTTTGACATCATTGAAGACAACTTTCGTGATGTAGCGAACATCGTGCCTCTCAAAGAGATCGGGAGTGAAGTCCTGCGCGGGCAGAGGCGCAAAGTCAGTCAGGCGTACGGAACAACCCCCAATCTGGCTCAGGTTGCAGGGCTCGTCGTCGCACGCGGGCGGTATCTGGCACAACACGACCTCGACCAGAGTGCCCTTGTATGCGTGATCGGTCATGAAATCGCCAAAGAGTTTTTCTCCCTCGAAGATCCGCTCGGCGAAACCATCCGCATCGATGACAAATCGTTCAAGGTCGTCGGCGTGCTCGCACCTGTGGGACTCAGCGGCGGTGCCGGCGCTGCACTGGTCGGTCGCGATCTGAACCTGGACCTGCATATCCCAATCACTACGGCACGGGCGGTCTTCGGCGACATCGTCGTTCGGCGGACGCAAGGCTCGTTCCAAGGGAACGAAGTGCAAATCTCCGAGGTGTTTCTCGAATCGCCCGACCGCGAACGTGTCATGTCAGACGCCGATCGTCTGCGTCGCATCATGGAACTGCGACATCCTGGACTGACAGATATCGGGATGATCGTCCCGTACGAGTTGCTCGAAAGTGCCCGGAAGCGCGCCTTGACCGGTCAGATCGTGTCCGGTGCCGTAGCGGCAATCGCACTTCTTGTTGGCGGAATCGGGATCATGAACATCATGCTCGCCAACGTAACCGAGCGCACCCGCGAAATTGGCATCCGCCGAGCACTGGGCGCGACACGCAAACACATCATCGCGCAGTTCATGGTCGAGACGAGCGTTCTCAGTTGCATCGGCGGACTTGTGGGTGTGGGGTTTGGGATCGGGCTAGCTGTCGCGCTCGATCGGCTTGTACCGCTGTTGCCCGAGGCCCCGTTCATTGGTTCGGCGATCACACCCGACGCTGCTCTCCCGACGGTCATCACGGGTTGGTCGATTATCGTCGCTTTCGTGGTCGCAGCCCTCACGGGGCTCGTGTTCGGCATCTATCCGGCGCGCAAGGCAGCGTTGCAGGACCCGATTGTCGCCTTGAGGCACGATTGA
- a CDS encoding AIM24 family protein — translation MSRYSIDDFLADTVQRDLDQGLFELERERILEVNLADMVWMKHGAMIAYRGDIRFEREGIFQRGLAKTLKKTFTGEGARLTKATGRGKLYLADQGKKVTILNLERDAIFINGNDILAFEASLDWDIKLLRKVMAIAAGGLFNVRLEGTGMVALTTHFEPLTLLVEPGSPVFTDPQATVAWSGNLSPEFKTDIQLKTFFGRGSGESVQMRFEGSGFVVVQPFEESLLQSQAGATNASG, via the coding sequence ATGAGCCGATATTCGATCGACGACTTCCTGGCCGACACCGTACAGCGCGATCTGGACCAGGGACTGTTCGAGCTCGAACGCGAGCGCATCCTCGAGGTGAACCTCGCAGACATGGTGTGGATGAAGCACGGCGCGATGATCGCGTACCGAGGCGACATCCGCTTTGAACGCGAAGGCATCTTTCAGCGGGGGCTGGCCAAGACCCTCAAAAAGACCTTCACCGGTGAAGGTGCCAGACTCACCAAGGCCACAGGCCGAGGCAAGTTGTACCTTGCCGATCAAGGCAAGAAGGTGACAATCCTGAATCTCGAACGCGACGCGATCTTCATCAATGGCAATGACATCCTGGCCTTTGAGGCAAGCCTTGACTGGGACATCAAACTCCTTCGAAAGGTGATGGCAATTGCCGCAGGCGGGCTCTTCAACGTGCGGCTCGAAGGAACCGGCATGGTCGCACTGACCACGCACTTCGAGCCTTTGACCCTCCTCGTCGAGCCCGGCTCGCCCGTGTTCACGGACCCTCAGGCCACAGTGGCCTGGAGCGGGAACCTCTCGCCAGAGTTCAAAACCGACATTCAACTCAAAACCTTTTTCGGACGTGGTTCGGGCGAGAGCGTCCAGATGCGGTTCGAAGGCTCAGGGTTCGTCGTCGTTCAGCCGTTCGAGGAGTCACTCTTGCAGAGTCAGGCCGGCGCGACGAACGCTTCGGGCTAA
- a CDS encoding glycosyltransferase family 1 protein, which translates to MHAAPSDTPRPLFLLPPGQMARHSLLGMLRASQRLGLNPGWIEVQTLRDRARRADGSRSAISLLIAEQRYRVEAGGFTHAVSFGPSGVIDFTLPTGSTPESLWTHLGLNVAMWWADHPSWLSAESALFEPARTMCAGSVYGHIVKSKPTADEAREILGWSRVDSMPVAEDYEVVRPMKSGEPRHDVVVVAHDVQPVAMPLKRFLAADDPDPATMERAMIPQAMSQFSKFIREDKPAIRVALERFASELLEARACEPLRTVHQLATQLGADHGAALIYLTRKGRRWYKTQQILRQATTWRRSFWLAWLAQRVELGVYGCDAKAIGVPQAMEALSSVAHQDLSRVYGLGKCAISINPACDEASVTHEVFQIAGSGVPCIHHATAGLGELFDIGREVMTFSRGPELLHAVDHLCAHESLREEFGQRALSRTRAQHAWEHRVPRLLGTANQATLKAA; encoded by the coding sequence ATGCACGCCGCCCCCTCCGACACCCCTAGGCCTCTGTTTCTCCTGCCTCCAGGGCAGATGGCGCGGCATAGCCTGCTGGGAATGCTCCGGGCGTCGCAGCGCCTTGGTCTGAACCCGGGTTGGATCGAAGTCCAGACACTCCGCGATCGCGCCAGACGTGCCGACGGTTCACGCAGCGCGATCAGCCTGCTCATCGCCGAGCAGCGCTATCGCGTTGAAGCTGGCGGGTTTACGCACGCCGTGTCGTTCGGCCCCTCGGGCGTCATCGACTTCACCTTGCCCACCGGCTCGACGCCTGAGTCGCTCTGGACACACCTCGGACTCAATGTGGCCATGTGGTGGGCGGACCACCCGAGCTGGCTCTCGGCTGAGTCGGCCCTCTTCGAACCGGCACGAACAATGTGTGCTGGTTCAGTCTATGGACATATCGTCAAGTCGAAACCCACAGCCGACGAAGCTCGCGAGATACTCGGGTGGTCACGGGTCGATTCCATGCCCGTCGCCGAGGATTACGAGGTTGTCAGACCGATGAAATCGGGAGAACCTCGCCACGATGTGGTTGTGGTTGCACACGATGTTCAGCCGGTTGCGATGCCTTTGAAGCGCTTCCTGGCTGCAGACGACCCGGACCCGGCAACCATGGAACGGGCCATGATCCCGCAAGCCATGTCACAATTCTCGAAATTCATTCGCGAAGACAAGCCGGCCATCAGAGTCGCACTCGAACGTTTCGCGTCCGAGTTGCTCGAAGCCCGAGCCTGCGAGCCTCTGCGCACGGTGCATCAACTCGCGACCCAACTCGGGGCCGACCACGGGGCGGCACTGATCTACCTGACACGCAAAGGCCGACGCTGGTACAAAACTCAGCAGATCCTGCGACAAGCAACCACATGGCGCCGTTCGTTCTGGCTGGCGTGGCTCGCTCAGCGCGTCGAACTCGGTGTGTACGGATGTGACGCGAAGGCGATCGGCGTACCCCAGGCTATGGAAGCCCTGTCATCAGTGGCGCACCAAGACTTGTCACGCGTCTATGGGCTTGGCAAGTGCGCGATTTCGATCAATCCAGCATGTGACGAAGCCAGCGTGACCCACGAGGTTTTTCAGATCGCAGGCTCTGGAGTGCCGTGCATCCATCATGCAACCGCCGGTCTCGGTGAACTCTTCGACATCGGACGCGAAGTCATGACCTTCTCACGTGGCCCCGAGTTGCTTCATGCAGTCGATCACCTGTGCGCCCACGAAAGTCTCCGCGAAGAGTTCGGGCAACGGGCACTCTCGCGAACCCGAGCCCAGCACGCATGGGAACACCGCGTACCCCGGCTCCTGGGCACCGCCAACCAAGCAACACTCAAAGCCGCCTAG
- the gcvP gene encoding aminomethyl-transferring glycine dehydrogenase encodes MTTNPSASHTSARSLLEACDGFAPRHIGPNDEEIGAMLASLGYGTMEAFVADVVPASIRLNRPLDLPEALGEKALLDRISSIAAENKVFRSCMGMGYSGTVTPPVILRNVLENPGWYTQYTPYQAEIAQGRLEALLNFQTMVSDLTGLPLANSSLLDEGTAAAEAMTMCVSIAPGGRTRVLVASDCHPQTIEVVRTRAEPQGISVEVVAPDAMNPDESVAGILLQYPTTDGRVECYHALATRARSAGAMIVAATDLLALTLLAPPGAWGADIAVGSAQRFGVPMGFGGPHAAFMATREEFVRKLPGRLVGVSRDTAGNVALRLAVQTREQHIKRDRATSNICTAQVLLAVMASMYGVYHGPHGLRAIARRVHHLTQTLRVGLLDLGHAIGDDLVFDTLRVRVKGDAKRVLEAARAVRINLRDFGDGSVGISLDETSDVALIGDLLEVFGASKPDVVALAARAHVALPESFVRTSEFMTHPVFNTHHSETEMLRYIFRLMSRDLSLAHSMIPLGSCTMKLNATTEMIPVTWPAFAYLHPFAPRDQWAGYATLFAELEAWLAEITGYDAVSLQPNAGSQGEYAGLMVIRAFHLARGEGHRTVCLIPESAHGTNPASAVVAGYRVVSVRCVDGLVDLDDLRAKAEAHKDTLAAIMVTYPSTTGIFDETIREMCDIVHQHGGQVYLDGANMNAQVGLCRPGDYGSDVSHLNLHKTFCIPHGGGGPGMGPIGVKAHLAPFLPTHPVMAPASAGKHAIGPISAAPYGSSAILPISWAYIAMMGSAGLTKASAVAILNANYMADRLKSGYSVLFRGSRGRVAHEFILDCRPFEKSAGIKIDDIAKRLIDYGFHAPTMSWPVPGTLMVEPTESEPKAELDRFCDAMLSIRAEIAEIESGTMSRDDNPLRNSPHTIASIATGDWKHPYTREQAVYPMPHLREHKFWSSVGRVDNPYGDRNLFCSCVPVTES; translated from the coding sequence ATGACTACGAATCCGTCCGCTTCGCACACTTCGGCCCGTTCGCTGCTCGAGGCGTGCGACGGGTTTGCCCCGCGTCATATTGGTCCGAATGACGAGGAGATTGGCGCGATGCTAGCGAGCCTCGGCTATGGCACGATGGAGGCGTTTGTTGCCGATGTTGTGCCGGCATCGATCAGGCTGAATCGGCCGCTCGACTTGCCGGAGGCACTGGGCGAGAAGGCATTGCTTGATCGCATATCGAGTATCGCGGCGGAAAACAAGGTGTTTCGTTCGTGCATGGGCATGGGCTATAGCGGGACGGTGACGCCGCCGGTGATTTTGCGCAACGTTCTGGAGAACCCCGGGTGGTATACGCAGTACACACCGTACCAGGCTGAGATTGCGCAAGGGCGGCTCGAAGCGTTGCTGAACTTTCAGACGATGGTTTCGGATTTGACGGGCCTGCCGCTGGCCAACAGCAGTCTTCTCGACGAGGGCACAGCCGCGGCCGAGGCGATGACCATGTGTGTGTCGATCGCGCCCGGTGGACGGACGCGGGTTCTAGTCGCGAGCGATTGCCATCCGCAGACGATTGAGGTCGTGCGGACGCGGGCTGAGCCTCAGGGAATCAGTGTCGAGGTTGTCGCACCTGATGCCATGAATCCTGATGAATCTGTTGCAGGAATTCTGCTTCAATATCCGACGACGGACGGTCGCGTTGAGTGCTATCACGCGCTGGCGACGCGCGCCCGGTCGGCTGGGGCGATGATCGTGGCAGCGACGGATCTGCTGGCGCTCACGCTGCTCGCGCCACCCGGGGCGTGGGGGGCCGACATTGCGGTCGGGAGCGCCCAGCGTTTTGGTGTGCCGATGGGTTTTGGTGGTCCGCACGCGGCGTTCATGGCGACGCGCGAAGAGTTTGTGCGCAAACTTCCCGGGCGACTGGTTGGTGTGTCGCGCGACACTGCGGGCAACGTGGCGCTTCGGCTCGCTGTTCAGACGCGCGAGCAGCACATCAAGCGTGATCGTGCCACGAGCAATATCTGCACCGCGCAGGTGCTGCTGGCGGTGATGGCGAGCATGTATGGCGTGTACCACGGCCCGCATGGGTTGCGAGCGATCGCCCGCCGCGTGCATCATCTGACGCAGACGCTGCGCGTGGGGCTTCTCGACCTTGGGCACGCGATCGGCGATGATCTGGTGTTCGATACGTTGCGCGTGCGTGTCAAGGGCGATGCGAAGCGGGTGCTGGAGGCAGCCCGTGCGGTGCGCATCAACCTGCGAGACTTTGGTGATGGTTCGGTCGGCATCAGCCTTGATGAGACTTCGGATGTTGCGCTGATCGGCGACCTGCTGGAGGTCTTTGGCGCGAGCAAGCCGGATGTTGTGGCTCTCGCGGCTCGCGCGCACGTCGCTCTCCCCGAGTCGTTTGTGCGCACGAGCGAGTTCATGACGCACCCGGTGTTCAACACGCACCACTCTGAGACGGAGATGCTGCGGTACATCTTCAGGCTTATGAGTCGTGATCTCAGCCTCGCGCACTCGATGATCCCGCTCGGCTCGTGCACGATGAAGCTTAATGCCACGACCGAGATGATTCCGGTCACTTGGCCGGCGTTTGCATACCTGCACCCATTTGCGCCGCGCGACCAGTGGGCGGGGTATGCCACACTGTTTGCCGAACTCGAAGCGTGGCTGGCGGAGATCACGGGGTACGATGCGGTTTCGCTTCAGCCCAACGCCGGTTCGCAGGGCGAGTATGCCGGGTTGATGGTCATTCGCGCGTTTCACCTTGCGCGCGGCGAGGGGCACCGCACGGTGTGCCTGATTCCGGAGTCTGCCCACGGCACAAATCCGGCGTCGGCTGTCGTCGCGGGGTATCGGGTGGTCAGTGTGCGGTGCGTTGATGGGCTTGTGGATCTCGATGATCTGCGCGCCAAGGCCGAGGCCCACAAGGACACGCTGGCTGCGATCATGGTGACCTATCCGTCGACGACTGGGATCTTCGATGAGACCATACGAGAGATGTGCGACATCGTTCATCAGCACGGCGGGCAGGTGTATCTTGACGGTGCGAACATGAATGCGCAGGTAGGGCTGTGTCGTCCGGGCGATTATGGCTCGGATGTGAGCCACCTCAACCTGCACAAGACGTTCTGCATCCCGCACGGAGGTGGCGGGCCGGGGATGGGTCCGATTGGGGTCAAGGCTCATCTTGCCCCGTTTCTTCCGACGCATCCGGTGATGGCGCCAGCGTCGGCGGGGAAGCATGCGATCGGACCGATCAGCGCGGCTCCATACGGCAGCAGTGCGATTCTGCCCATCAGTTGGGCGTATATTGCGATGATGGGGAGTGCGGGGCTGACCAAGGCGAGTGCCGTCGCGATCCTTAATGCAAATTACATGGCCGATCGGCTCAAGAGTGGGTACTCGGTGTTGTTCCGTGGGTCGCGAGGGCGCGTGGCGCACGAGTTCATTCTTGATTGCAGGCCGTTTGAGAAGTCGGCGGGCATCAAGATTGATGACATTGCCAAGCGACTGATCGACTACGGCTTCCATGCGCCGACAATGTCGTGGCCGGTGCCGGGCACGCTGATGGTCGAGCCGACTGAGTCGGAGCCTAAGGCCGAGCTCGATCGTTTTTGTGATGCGATGTTGTCGATTCGTGCCGAGATTGCCGAGATTGAATCGGGGACGATGAGCCGCGATGACAACCCGCTGCGCAACAGCCCGCACACAATTGCCAGTATTGCGACAGGCGACTGGAAGCATCCGTACACACGCGAGCAGGCTGTGTATCCGATGCCTCACCTGCGTGAGCACAAGTTCTGGTCGAGCGTGGGTCGCGTTGACAATCCGTATGGCGATCGAAACCTGTTTTGCTCGTGTGTGCCTGTGACAGAAAGCTGA